One window of the Nocardioides jiangxiensis genome contains the following:
- a CDS encoding DNA-3-methyladenine glycosylase: MPGSADLSVLERPVLEAAPLLLGAVLRHDGVAVRITEVEAYAGEADPASHAGRGMTPRSAVMFGPAGHLYVYLAYGANFCANVVTGPEGEASAVLLRAGEVIEGLELAQARRGTSVKRELARGPGRLCSALGIRLRDNRTDLRVGPVTLELGVPVDPALVSTGPRVGVSKAADVPWRFWLTGDPTVSAYRSGAKG; encoded by the coding sequence GTGCCTGGCTCAGCTGATCTCTCCGTGCTGGAGCGGCCGGTCCTCGAGGCCGCGCCGCTCCTGCTCGGTGCCGTCCTGCGCCACGACGGGGTCGCCGTCCGGATCACCGAGGTCGAGGCGTACGCCGGCGAGGCCGACCCCGCCTCGCACGCCGGCCGCGGGATGACGCCGCGCAGCGCGGTGATGTTCGGACCGGCCGGCCACCTCTACGTGTACCTCGCCTACGGCGCGAACTTCTGCGCCAACGTCGTCACCGGGCCCGAGGGGGAGGCGAGCGCGGTGCTGCTCCGCGCCGGCGAGGTCATCGAGGGCCTCGAGCTCGCGCAGGCCCGTCGTGGCACCTCCGTGAAGCGTGAGCTGGCGCGCGGCCCGGGCCGGCTCTGCTCCGCCCTGGGCATCCGGCTCCGCGACAACCGCACCGACCTCCGGGTCGGGCCGGTGACGCTGGAGCTGGGCGTACCGGTCGACCCCGCGCTGGTGAGCACGGGCCCGCGTGTGGGCGTGAGCAAGGCTGCCGACGTGCCGTGGCGCTTCTGGCTCACCGGCGACCCGACGGTGTCGGCGTACCGCTCGGGCGCGAAGGGCTGA